The sequence below is a genomic window from Humulus lupulus chromosome 3, drHumLupu1.1, whole genome shotgun sequence.
tcatattaggagttgcagtgagttgcagtgggttgcagttGGTTGCACTTGGTCTAGTCATGTGTTGCTctcggttgcatgtggttgcattcgtaattcataaggATAACTCATTAGGAGTTGcattgggttgcacttggactagccttaTGTTGGTTTaagttgcatgtggttgcattcgtaattcatatggataactcacattaggagttgcattgGGTTGCAATGGGTTGCAATGAGTTGCAGTGAGAGAGTAAAGTGATTTAAAAGTACAGATACACAGAAAAGAATAACAATTGAATCTCTAACTTGCTTAAGATATCTGATCAATTGACAAATAAGAAATTTAAAGTTACTTTAGATATTATAAACACGATCCTtctaaaaaaaacctaaaaaaactaataaatgtCTACATcataaaaaaaactaagaaaCATATTTGCCTTTATCCTTTCTTGTTTCATTTTTCTTCTTTGCTTGAGCCTTGCGAGGTGCAACATACCGACCTGAATACTCAGACTCACTCTCATATCCATAAATTTCCTTTGCCTTTGCatatgaataaaacaaaaaggcaAGCCTAGATCTATGAGTTTCAACATCAAAAGTAGATGTCGGAATATCCTTATCTTGAACAAAGTACTCCGCAAATGAGAACATGTGAAGGCCACTATCACTGCATAAAGAAACATAGGATAGACCAAATAAATTAGAATATGAAAACAAAATAGGAAAAAAGAGCCAtgacaaaaatgaagaaaaaaacatagaaaacatAAAACTCACCAGGACAACCCACATGGCAAATCATCATCCAGCACTACATCAAAAGCAGAACTCGTTGACTTCCCAGCATAAGCCTTAGATGAGAAATCTATGTCTGTTCGGTCATAAAATCCAATGATATACAAATAATGAGGAAGCAATATACGAAACGACTCTACTGCTTTTAAAGCAATGTGGTCCTTGTTATCACATGTCAATGTACTATATACATACATTGACCTATCTTTAAGTGATAATCTACACAACAACCAATGTTTTTCCTTCATAAGCAAGATAGGAAATAAGACATGATCAACCATAGACCAAAAAATGTTGCAAGGCAAGGCATATCCCATGATAACTTCTGCAACATATTGATTACAATTCAACGCCCCAAAATCACGTTTCCAACTTAGAAATGTCTCATACATAGAATTGATTCTAGTCTGGAAATGAGAATCAGTTGTGATAAACTTGATAGTACAATTGTCACAGTACTTTGCCTTCTtcctcaaataataaaaaaacacatCAACATGTTGCACAATAAAATCAAGACAAATCAATATTATAGGAATTAGAACAACAAAACAAAGCTAATGtataaaaaataaccaaaaaaaaaagtcaacCACAACCAAACGCAACCATAAGCAACCCACATCAACCAAACACAATCCCAAAATAAAGACATAAGCAAACTTAAAAGCATAAGCAACCAGAAATAACAACAGTACACATTAACACTTACTGTTTTAAAGAGATTTTTGCCACTATATTGAAGGGTATGGAACCATGTCTTTTGGCAAATCACATCTACACCGAGTTGTAGACCAGGGATAATGAGGTTGTCTTCCTTTGAATACATTTTCACCCTGAAAAAGCACAATACAAAAAAAACACTATTAAAAACAcgtaaaatttaaaacaaaataaataacttGAAGACTCTTACTTGTTCTTGGCTATCATTCCATAATCAAGCCATTTGTTGAAATCTTGGGATAACTCATAGTCTGGCAATTCTCCAATTTTGTCATCCAATGGGCAAAACCCTTTGATAATCTTAATATCTCCACCAGATTTTGCCTCACTACTTTGAGCAGAAGTAGAATCAAAATTCTGCACAAATGGAGATTGCAAGTAGAAAGGTAGCTTGATTGTTCTTCTTGGAAAAATAGGAGTAACATATCCCAAGTTACTCCCACCACTACCAACATATGGAACAATAGCAGTGCAATGAGCAGTAGATTCctatgaataaaaaataaatataaaaaaataagaacacagtaacaaaaacaaaataaaataaaacatttgaaGGAAAAAACAAAATCTATATTTTGAATAAAAGAAATACTACCTTCAGAGTCTTGATTGCTTTTACAGCATTAATAGCATTTTGCATAGCCTCCTCCAATGCCGTGTCAGACAAACTATCAAAAGAACACTGGGATGAAATAGTTCCTGCAACCTGTGCAACCTCGTTGACATCCTCTGCAACCTTTGCTAATTCTGCAACCTCTAGAGATCAGGTGCAACTTCAGGAAGATTAGGTGCAACCTCAGTTTCTAATTCTGCAACATTTGAAAAATGAGATGCAACGTCTTTATCAATCTCTCCAACAACCGTGGGGACATTTTCAACCTCGGTTGCAAAATCTGTAACCCCCAAAATCTTAGGTGCAACCTGATGTGAACTGTCAACATCATCAGAAAAATCAACAAcctacaaagaaaaaaaaacatcttAGAAATGAGATCATAAACATAatacatgaaaaaaaaacaagtaatatatatttttcatttaaaaaaaataaaaaaaataacacttACATTATCATCTTCATTGTGCTCACTACTAACATCTTTGACTCCACTAGGGCACGCAATATAAGTATGAtcttctttttctctatcttTACTATTTTTGTCTTCTCCAACAGGATCATCATCTgcatcttcatcatcatcatgatCAAAACCATCATTttcttcatcatcctcatcctcatcctcatcctcatcctcatcctcatcctcatcctcattttcatcttcttcatcatcataCTTTTCCTCAATGACACAATTAGTGGCAACCTCTTCCTCCTTATCACCAACATTAGATTCATCATGCATTGCCTTACTTCTTCTTTCAATATCATCATCAGAACTATCACCCTAAACAATAACCAgataaacaataaaaaaatataagcaACATACgataatataatgtaaaaaaagattacaaaaaaatatagACAAGTACCTGTTTTCCCAAAATATGGGAAAGAATAAGGTCATGCAGCTTTAAAATGGATGAGTCAAAAGGAGAACTTAATCCATTAACAATTGTCTTTATAGAAGCAACATCAGAAACAAGAAGCTTGTGACTTGTTTCTAATCTTGACAACTGGGCTTGCATTTCACGTAGAGAGAACTGAGGCATAGAAGATGAGGAAGCACCTGCGAATGATCGAGGAGGAGGGTtcacaaaatcatcatcactaacATTAGCAATT
It includes:
- the LOC133823602 gene encoding uncharacterized protein LOC133823602; this translates as MVRTRFSSSSGSPAYSKDSPQNIKKDNKKRPLSGQAKGKRTTEQKKPKLANADHIIPSPQLQQVVAGCIRLQLVALGCGRLLLLQQGMQYIVPPENHNRAKCHAIIKHNQITALHQLLSPKQISDFADSCFGHFLSLPSFVMQYQLIHNLLLRELKQPNPHEIWIGVAGMKLRFGIEEFALVTGIRCVGSHDKQEYARPSNSFLNTYYKGMKKVTKENVREILFNKGWKNDADAVKLANIYLMHIFLLSSSSLDVVIPQADFDILDSGEFGQFPWGKEVFKWFYECCPYLNGNFCHLNAGSIPRIINWTNSENIKFDKVSYTLSMSCAEERKKLHLEELFPKGKQLEVDGNLAANAGARVATSGSGVAPHSARVAANVCPIANVSDDDFVNPPPRSFAGASSSSMPQFSLREMQAQLSRLETSHKLLVSDVASIKTIVNGLSSPFDSSILKLHDLILSHILGKQGDSSDDDIERRSKAMHDESNVGDKEEEDEDEDDEENDGFDHDDDEDADDDPVGEDKNSKDREKEDHTYIACPSGVKDVSSEHNEDDNVVDFSDDVDSSHQVAPKILGVTDFATEVENVPTVVGEIDKDVASHFSNVAELETEVAELAKVAEDVNEVAQVAGTISSQCSFDSLSDTALEEAMQNAINAVKAIKTLKESTAHCTAIVPYVGSGGSNLGYVTPIFPRRTIKLPFYLQSPFVQNFDSTSAQSSEAKSGGDIKIIKGFCPLDDKIGELPDYELSQDFNKWLDYGMIAKNKVKMYSKEDNLIIPGLQLGVDVICQKTWFHTLQYSGKNLFKTTRINSMYETFLSWKRDFGALNCNQYVAEVIMGYALPCNIFWSMVDHVLFPILLMKEKHWLLCRLSLKDRSMYVYSTLTCDNKDHIALKAVESFRILLPHYLYIIGFYDRTDIDFSSKAYAGKSTSSAFDVVLDDDLPCGLSCDSGLHMFSFAEYFVQDKDIPTSTFDVETHRSRLAFLFYSYAKAKEIYGYESESEYSGRYVAPRKAQAKKKNETRKDKGKYVS